A window of the Lactuca sativa cultivar Salinas chromosome 5, Lsat_Salinas_v11, whole genome shotgun sequence genome harbors these coding sequences:
- the LOC111921720 gene encoding protein FAR1-RELATED SEQUENCE 5-like, whose product MAEEVAQPTETHVIDNNEPIRMVECNEGKSKDESIVGMVFDTPDDAYTFYNDYAFLHGFGIRRDSTFKHKSTKEPYRKIYVCDKEGFKRLDDNASSGIEKKRRREVRLGCKAELRISKNKDGKWFVDTFNNTHNHDMSMIPTKVMKHRSHNKFHRSMECKSLMVKLGQSGLKPCEVRKAINGMKTSAAVADVTSKQCADVLSEQQKQYRGKEFYGLIKHFQDKALLDHEQYFSVDLCDDGCPKNIFWADGRSRDAYTKFSDVVVFDVTYMTNKFKMPFAPSVGVNHHGQSILFGGALLENEKEETFEWLFEQFLKCMFGKCPKAIITD is encoded by the coding sequence ATGGCTGAAGAAGTTGCTCAACCTACTGAAACACATGTTATTGATAATAATGAACCAATCAGAATGGTAGAATGTAATGAAGGAAAATCTAAGGATGAAAGTATAGTGGGAATGGTTTTCGATACACCTGATGATGCATATACATTTTATAATGATTATGCATTTTTACATGGATTTGGTATACGTCGTGATTCCACATTTAAACATAAGTCGACAAAGGAACCTTATCGGAAGATATATGTATGCGACAAAGAAGGTTTTAAACGGTTAGATGATAATGCTTCAAGTGGAATTGAGAAAAAACGGCGTAGAGAAGTTAGACTCGGATGTAAAGCAGAACTTCGAATTTCAAAAAATAAGGATGGTAAATGGTTTGTAGACACTTTTAATAACACACACAATCATGATATGAGCATGATACCAACGAAGGTGATGAAGCATCGATCCCATAATAAGTTCCATCGTTCAATGGAATGCAAATCTCTTATGGTGAAACTAGGTCAATCAGGATTGAAACCTTGTGAGGTTAGAAAGGCTATTAATGGAATGAAAACCTCAGCCGCCGTAGCTGATGTTACTTCAAAGCAATGTGCCGATGTCTTATCTGAGCAACAAAAACAATACAGAGGAAAGGAGTTCTATGGACTTATAAAACATTTCCAAGATAAAGCCTTACTGGATCATGAACAATACTTTTCTGTGGATTTATGTGATGATGGGTgtcctaaaaatattttttgggctGATGGAAGATCAAGAGACGCCTATACTAAATTTAGCgatgttgttgtgtttgatgtcactTATATGACAAACAAATTCAAGATGCCTTTTGCTCCCTCTGTTGGTGTTAATCATCATGGACAATCTATACTTTTTGGTGGAGCATTGCTAGAAAATGAAAAAGAAGAAACTTTTGAATGGTTGTTTGAGCAATTCCTTAAATGTATGTTTGGCAAATGTCCGAAGGCAATTATTACCGATTAA
- the LOC128125962 gene encoding uncharacterized protein LOC128125962: protein MKVGGQVIDKAVENYTDEEFEKVEDQERDLAALTMALCPDIAQGFREYTSAKDLWEALIEVYEGNENMKESRQDMLRQKFNMFNYVLGETLEAQLQRFTALTTNMNIAGIFLTKYEINKKLLNALP from the coding sequence ATGAAAGTTGGAGGCCAAGTGATTGACAAggctgttgaaaactacactgatgaggagtTTGAAAAGGTTGAGGACCAGGAAAGGGATTTAGCcgctttaaccatggcattatgtCCTGacattgctcaaggttttcgtgagtacacttcagctAAAGATCtgtgggaagccctaattgaaGTCTATGAGGGCAATGAAAATATGAAGGAGAGTCGGCAGGACATGTTGAGACAAAAATTCAATATGTTCAACTACGTACTAGGAGAGACTCTTGAGGCTCAGCTGCAGCGATTCACAGCTCTCACAACTAACATGAATATAGCGgggattttcttgaccaaatATGAGATCAACAAGAagcttctgaatgctcttccttga